One genomic segment of Streptomyces sp. RerS4 includes these proteins:
- a CDS encoding cytochrome P450, producing MKMAAEGPLSKVALYDGRLAWLVTGYEEARALLTDSRISANRQNPGFPILVEFAAEFIRRVRNPLLGVDEPEHGPMRRMLIPAFTLKRVARMRPGIQQVVDDLLDTMLEQGSPVDLVSAFALPVPSKVICQLLGVPYEDNAFFEEQSRRMLRGPLAEDVHDARRRLREYLDGLIVAKEAAPGEGLLDELVEEQLKPGFIDRHDLATLIMVLLVAGHETTANMLSLGAFTLLEHPDQLARLRAAPQEAAADTVEELLRYLSIADATPRVATEDIEIAGQTIRAGDGVLFATSTVNRDAAVFPDPEAFDVRRGQRQHLAFGFGIHACLGQNLARAEMEIALSSLFTRIPGLRLAVPAAELPVRGGHSIQGLDTLPVEW from the coding sequence ATGAAGATGGCGGCAGAGGGGCCGCTGAGCAAAGTGGCGCTGTACGACGGGCGACTCGCGTGGCTGGTGACCGGGTATGAGGAGGCGCGAGCGCTACTGACCGATTCACGAATTTCGGCCAACCGACAGAATCCCGGGTTCCCGATCCTGGTGGAATTCGCGGCGGAGTTCATCCGCCGGGTGCGCAACCCGTTGCTGGGCGTGGACGAGCCGGAGCACGGGCCAATGCGCAGGATGCTCATCCCGGCGTTCACTCTCAAGCGGGTCGCCCGGATGCGGCCGGGCATTCAGCAGGTGGTCGACGATCTGCTGGACACGATGCTGGAGCAGGGGTCGCCGGTGGACCTGGTGTCCGCGTTCGCGCTGCCGGTTCCCTCGAAGGTGATCTGCCAACTGCTCGGCGTGCCCTACGAGGACAACGCGTTCTTCGAGGAGCAGTCGCGGCGGATGCTGCGCGGGCCGCTCGCGGAGGACGTGCACGACGCTCGGCGACGGCTGCGTGAATACCTGGACGGGCTCATCGTCGCGAAGGAGGCCGCGCCCGGTGAAGGGCTCCTCGACGAGCTGGTCGAGGAACAGCTCAAGCCCGGATTCATCGACCGGCACGACCTGGCCACGCTCATCATGGTCCTGTTGGTGGCCGGCCACGAGACCACGGCCAACATGCTCTCCCTGGGCGCCTTCACGCTGCTCGAACACCCGGACCAGCTGGCCCGGTTGCGCGCGGCTCCGCAGGAGGCGGCGGCGGACACGGTCGAGGAGCTGCTGCGGTACCTGTCCATCGCGGACGCCACGCCCCGCGTCGCCACGGAGGACATCGAGATCGCCGGGCAGACGATCCGGGCCGGGGACGGAGTCCTGTTCGCCACCTCCACGGTCAACCGCGATGCCGCCGTCTTCCCCGACCCGGAGGCGTTCGACGTGCGCCGCGGGCAGCGCCAACACCTGGCGTTCGGCTTCGGTATCCACGCGTGCCTGGGCCAGAACCTGGCGCGGGCCGAGATGGAGATCGCGTTGAGCTCGCTCTTCACCCGCATCCCGGGGCTGCGCCTCGCCGTTCCCGCCGCCGAGCTGCCGGTGCGGGGCGGACACTCCATCCAGGGCCTCGACACGCTCCCGGTCGAGTGGTGA
- a CDS encoding carboxymuconolactone decarboxylase family protein, whose translation MSLHTVEPEIATGESAALFTATHQALGVIPNLARVMANSPAVLKAYLGVVTTLSAEGTLSADVRERVALLVAQENGSDYCLSVHAFRGTKVAGLSAAEATRARRGEADDPWAAAVLALAATVVRERGGIGAEQRAAARRAGLSDGQIVEVVAHVALNVFTNYLATAAGIDIDWPLVRHTD comes from the coding sequence ATGTCACTCCACACCGTCGAACCGGAGATCGCGACCGGTGAATCCGCCGCTCTGTTCACCGCCACGCACCAGGCCCTGGGGGTCATCCCCAACCTGGCCCGGGTGATGGCGAACAGCCCGGCCGTACTGAAGGCGTACTTGGGCGTCGTGACCACCCTGAGCGCGGAGGGGACCCTGTCGGCGGACGTGCGTGAGCGCGTCGCGTTGCTGGTGGCGCAGGAGAACGGGTCCGACTACTGCCTGTCCGTGCACGCGTTCCGCGGGACCAAGGTGGCGGGGCTGAGTGCCGCGGAGGCCACCCGCGCACGCCGGGGCGAGGCCGACGACCCGTGGGCCGCCGCAGTCCTGGCTCTGGCCGCCACGGTGGTCCGTGAGCGCGGAGGCATCGGCGCCGAGCAGCGGGCCGCGGCCCGGCGCGCCGGCCTGTCCGACGGGCAGATCGTCGAGGTCGTCGCCCATGTCGCCCTCAACGTGTTCACCAACTACCTCGCCACCGCGGCCGGGATCGACATCGACTGGCCGCTCGTGCGCCACACCGACTGA
- a CDS encoding tetratricopeptide repeat protein, translated as MRFTVLGPVEVAAPGADAPRLAPRHRAVLAYLLLHVGTVISTDRLIDAMWGPLPPDSARAQIQTTIAAIRRMLRASGADGILATRAAGYVITTGPGQLDLDEFTGLIAEAPAGSGDPGDTAGRIRAALALWRGEPLADITAHYVESARARLTGQLLTAVERLADLELARGRHDDLIDELSVHAAAHPLRERLCCQLMLALHRAGRQTDALHVARTFRATLAERQGLDPGHAFGKLEQDILRDAPDLRPPLTAQRPAKPQGTNFLPYDVPDFTGREDEIDGLVRRWSGSNGGNGGVVTISAIDGMAGVGKTTLAVHAGHRLADHFPDGQLFIDLQAHTAGQAPLDAGTALEVLLGQLGVPAQNIPASVADRAALWRSELSGRRVLAVLDNALGADQVRPLLPGSSRALILVTSRRRLTDLDGAHALSLDVLPAAEAVELFTAIVGERAAAEPLAVLDVLQLCGFLPLAVRIAAARLRHRPRWTVAHLADRLRDQRRRLAELATSERGVAAAFTLSYLQLTEDQQRMFRLLGLQPGRDISPEAASALTGLPLRQAEDLLEDLLDAHVLTQHRLGRYTFHDLLREHALATAAAEEPADARREALGRLFHHYLHTASTAIDHLYPEGKHHRPRIPAPATPTSPPQDEAEAIAWLDGERANLMATGQYAAEHDWLAHTGQLAATLHRYLLGHAHQADALALGGLALRAARRSGDTAAEARTLIDLGQVHFWWHGAYEQAAEHYRHALDLAREIGDQGVAAGALQALGGVSRRRREYDRAHDHCARALVLFRELGDRAGVARCLTDLGIVHERQGRYEDAHEHHRQALDVYRETGSRIGETVVLNNIGLLCQRQGRYDEARRHHGQALELSRRFDFPGDEAESLNALAEAARCLGDLDGAVAEHDTALTLAREVGYRPEQARAHDGLARVHRDLGRVDLAHDHARQALDLYTALAVPEADEIRAFLTGLAPTANEDAAANGR; from the coding sequence ATGCGGTTCACGGTCCTCGGTCCGGTGGAGGTCGCGGCTCCCGGTGCGGACGCGCCCCGCCTGGCACCCCGTCATCGCGCGGTGCTCGCCTACCTCTTGCTGCACGTCGGGACCGTGATCAGTACGGATCGCCTGATCGACGCGATGTGGGGGCCGCTGCCGCCCGATTCCGCCCGCGCGCAGATCCAGACCACGATCGCCGCGATCCGACGGATGCTGCGCGCTTCGGGAGCCGACGGGATCCTGGCCACGCGGGCGGCCGGGTACGTGATCACCACCGGGCCGGGACAGCTCGATCTGGACGAGTTCACCGGCCTGATCGCCGAGGCACCGGCCGGCTCCGGCGACCCGGGGGACACCGCCGGCCGGATACGGGCGGCGCTGGCGCTGTGGCGGGGAGAGCCGCTGGCCGACATCACCGCCCACTACGTCGAGAGCGCCAGAGCGCGGCTGACCGGGCAGCTCCTGACCGCCGTAGAGCGCCTGGCCGATCTGGAACTGGCCCGGGGGCGCCACGACGACCTCATCGACGAACTGTCCGTCCACGCGGCGGCCCACCCCTTGCGGGAACGGCTCTGCTGCCAACTGATGCTCGCCCTGCACCGCGCCGGACGCCAAACCGACGCGCTGCACGTGGCGAGGACCTTCCGGGCGACCCTGGCCGAACGGCAGGGACTGGATCCGGGCCACGCGTTCGGCAAGCTCGAACAGGACATCCTGCGGGACGCCCCCGATCTGCGGCCGCCGCTCACCGCGCAGCGGCCGGCGAAGCCGCAGGGGACCAACTTCCTGCCCTACGACGTCCCGGACTTCACCGGACGCGAAGACGAGATCGACGGGCTGGTCCGCCGGTGGTCGGGCAGCAACGGCGGCAACGGCGGCGTCGTGACGATATCGGCGATCGACGGGATGGCCGGGGTCGGCAAGACGACGCTCGCGGTCCACGCGGGGCACCGCCTCGCGGACCACTTCCCGGACGGACAGCTCTTCATCGACCTCCAGGCGCACACCGCCGGCCAGGCGCCGCTGGACGCCGGTACCGCGCTCGAAGTCCTCCTGGGCCAACTCGGCGTGCCCGCCCAGAACATACCCGCGTCGGTGGCCGATCGGGCCGCGCTGTGGCGGTCCGAACTCTCCGGCCGTCGCGTGCTGGCGGTGCTGGACAACGCCCTCGGCGCCGACCAGGTACGCCCGTTGCTGCCCGGATCCTCCCGCGCCCTCATCCTGGTCACCAGCCGCCGAAGGCTGACCGACCTGGACGGGGCGCACGCGCTGTCCCTGGACGTGCTGCCCGCCGCGGAGGCCGTGGAGTTGTTCACGGCGATCGTCGGCGAACGGGCGGCCGCCGAACCCCTGGCCGTCCTCGACGTGTTGCAGTTGTGCGGGTTCCTGCCGCTGGCCGTCCGCATCGCCGCCGCCCGCCTGCGCCATCGTCCCCGCTGGACCGTCGCCCACCTGGCCGACCGGCTCCGCGATCAGCGCCGCAGACTCGCCGAGCTGGCCACCTCGGAGCGAGGAGTGGCGGCGGCGTTCACCCTCTCCTACCTGCAACTGACTGAGGATCAGCAACGCATGTTCCGGCTCCTGGGGCTCCAGCCGGGCCGTGACATCAGCCCCGAGGCGGCGTCCGCACTGACCGGCCTTCCGCTCCGGCAGGCCGAAGACCTCCTGGAAGACCTCCTGGACGCCCACGTCCTGACCCAACACCGGCTCGGCCGCTACACCTTCCACGACCTGCTGCGCGAACACGCCCTCGCCACCGCCGCCGCCGAGGAACCCGCCGACGCCCGGCGCGAGGCCCTCGGCCGACTGTTCCACCACTATCTCCACACCGCGAGCACGGCCATCGACCACCTCTACCCCGAGGGCAAGCACCACAGGCCACGCATTCCCGCGCCGGCCACCCCGACCTCGCCCCCGCAGGACGAGGCCGAGGCGATCGCCTGGCTGGACGGCGAACGCGCGAACCTCATGGCGACCGGCCAGTACGCGGCCGAGCACGACTGGCTCGCACACACCGGCCAACTGGCCGCCACCCTGCACCGCTATCTGCTGGGCCACGCCCACCAGGCCGACGCGCTGGCCCTCGGCGGCCTGGCCCTGCGAGCCGCCCGGCGCAGCGGCGACACAGCCGCCGAAGCCCGTACGCTCATCGATCTCGGCCAGGTGCACTTCTGGTGGCACGGCGCCTACGAGCAAGCGGCGGAGCACTACCGGCACGCCCTGGACCTCGCCCGCGAGATCGGCGACCAGGGCGTCGCGGCCGGCGCACTACAGGCCCTCGGCGGCGTCTCCAGGCGGCGGCGGGAGTACGACCGGGCCCACGACCACTGCGCGCGGGCCCTCGTGCTCTTCCGCGAGCTCGGCGACCGCGCCGGCGTCGCCAGATGCCTGACCGACCTCGGCATCGTCCACGAACGCCAAGGACGGTACGAGGACGCGCACGAGCACCATCGGCAAGCGCTGGACGTGTACCGCGAGACGGGATCGCGCATCGGCGAGACCGTGGTGCTGAACAACATCGGGCTGCTGTGCCAACGGCAAGGCCGCTACGACGAGGCCCGGCGCCATCACGGCCAGGCCTTGGAGCTGAGCCGCAGGTTCGACTTCCCCGGCGATGAGGCCGAGTCGCTCAACGCGCTCGCGGAAGCCGCCCGTTGCCTCGGCGACCTCGACGGGGCCGTGGCCGAACACGACACCGCGCTGACCCTCGCCCGCGAGGTCGGCTACCGCCCCGAGCAGGCCCGCGCCCATGACGGCCTGGCGCGCGTCCACCGCGACCTCGGCCGCGTCGACCTCGCCCACGACCACGCCCGACAGGCCCTTGACCTCTACACCGCCCTCGCCGTCCCCGAGGCCGACGAGATCCGCGCCTTCCTCACCGGACTGGCGCCGACCGCGAACGAGGACGCCGCGGCGAACGGCCGCTGA
- a CDS encoding GNAT family N-acetyltransferase — translation MPTSAHVTPLQHVSAADAAAWHRVVAASTAHDLPGVPVPDPGQILARLTTPALGSHRLSWLATGADNVPVGVAGLRVFTSPGQEHLAELELHVDPAHRRLGTGSLLLSAVVAACRTENRRSLIATAPADGPGEKFGAQRGFRPVLTLDHLLLRLDEADEAGEAGLLQVADAEHPGYRLTGWTGTVPDDLADAFAAAKYAMNDMPVGDADYGTVAWDADRVRAMAQVVADRGDTLLTIAAVHDDGAMAGYTEILLPRGSAPRAQQYDTAVVPAHRGHGLGLWVKAAMLRRLRAEHPDVVEIETDNADDNVHMLAVNHRLGFRSYRRTREFQLDVPTT, via the coding sequence TTGCCCACATCAGCGCACGTCACTCCGCTCCAGCACGTCTCGGCCGCCGACGCCGCCGCCTGGCATCGGGTCGTCGCCGCCTCGACGGCCCACGACCTGCCCGGCGTGCCGGTCCCCGACCCCGGACAGATCCTCGCCCGGCTCACCACGCCCGCTCTGGGCAGCCACCGGCTGTCCTGGCTGGCCACCGGCGCCGACAACGTCCCGGTCGGCGTCGCCGGCCTGCGGGTGTTCACCTCCCCGGGCCAGGAGCACCTGGCCGAACTGGAACTCCACGTCGACCCCGCACACCGCCGCCTGGGAACCGGCTCCCTCCTGCTGTCGGCGGTCGTGGCGGCCTGCCGCACCGAGAACCGGCGCAGCCTGATCGCCACGGCCCCGGCCGACGGCCCGGGTGAGAAGTTCGGCGCGCAGCGCGGCTTCCGACCCGTGCTGACCCTGGACCACCTGCTCCTGCGCCTCGACGAGGCGGACGAGGCGGGCGAGGCGGGCCTCCTCCAGGTCGCCGACGCCGAACACCCCGGCTACCGGCTGACCGGCTGGACCGGAACGGTTCCCGACGACCTCGCCGACGCCTTCGCCGCCGCGAAGTACGCCATGAACGACATGCCCGTCGGGGACGCGGACTACGGCACCGTGGCCTGGGACGCCGACCGCGTCCGCGCCATGGCCCAGGTGGTCGCCGATCGCGGGGACACGCTGCTGACCATCGCCGCCGTCCACGACGACGGCGCCATGGCCGGCTACACCGAGATCCTGCTTCCCCGGGGCTCGGCGCCGCGCGCCCAGCAGTACGACACGGCGGTCGTCCCCGCACACCGCGGACACGGCCTGGGGTTGTGGGTCAAGGCCGCCATGCTGCGCCGGCTGCGCGCCGAGCACCCGGACGTCGTCGAGATCGAGACGGACAACGCCGACGACAACGTCCACATGCTGGCGGTCAACCACCGCCTGGGGTTCCGCTCCTACCGCCGCACGCGCGAGTTCCAGCTCGACGTGCCCACGACCTGA
- a CDS encoding response regulator transcription factor, with protein sequence MASTAWRVLVAGSDGAEAEDLMRMLRRHGHEPSWVRSGDAALRGYGDVDLLLLDLELPDLDGLEVCRRVRSDSTVPLIALTARGDELDRVLGLRAGADDYLVKPYSFLELMARIEAVMRRVAQVRPDTAAVIRRGPLRIDRATRQVTVDGRRIDVTPKEFDLLHLLASHPDAVLPRKEIMQRVWGDSWSRRTIDTHVSSLRGKLGRSEWILTVRGVGFQFGRL encoded by the coding sequence GTGGCGTCCACCGCCTGGCGGGTACTGGTCGCCGGCAGTGACGGCGCCGAGGCGGAGGACCTGATGCGCATGCTGCGCCGGCACGGGCACGAGCCCTCCTGGGTGCGCAGCGGCGATGCCGCACTGCGGGGGTACGGGGACGTGGACCTGCTGTTGCTCGACCTCGAACTGCCGGATCTGGACGGCCTTGAGGTGTGCCGACGGGTTCGGTCCGACAGCACCGTCCCGTTGATCGCCCTCACCGCGCGAGGGGACGAACTCGACCGGGTCCTCGGCCTGCGGGCGGGCGCCGACGACTATCTCGTCAAGCCGTACAGCTTCCTGGAGCTGATGGCGCGCATCGAGGCCGTGATGAGACGGGTGGCTCAGGTGCGCCCCGACACGGCCGCCGTGATCCGCCGTGGACCGCTGCGCATCGACCGGGCGACCCGGCAGGTCACCGTGGACGGTCGCCGGATCGACGTCACGCCCAAGGAGTTCGATCTGCTCCATCTCCTCGCCTCCCATCCGGACGCCGTCCTGCCGCGGAAGGAGATCATGCAGCGGGTCTGGGGGGATTCATGGTCCCGCCGCACCATCGACACGCACGTGAGCAGCCTCCGCGGCAAGCTCGGCCGCAGCGAGTGGATCCTGACCGTCCGGGGTGTCGGCTTCCAGTTCGGGCGTCTGTGA
- a CDS encoding response regulator transcription factor → MTLLQEKVPRQKLVRILIVDDCPESTEELSGDLSGYGFRVESVNSWLPALDLSDSVDVILLDVSLPGVDGFELCRAIRSQSQVPVIIVSSRGDEFERVLGLRMGADDYVLKPYAPRELVARIQAVARRASGHQERSTGRRHMLELCGVRIDMTRRAVAVEGREVSLTRKEFDLLSLLVSESGEVVSRDRIMTRVWGHDGAGDLRTLGVHVCNLRKKLGKPGLIETVRGVGLRLCVRQPVSGSAR, encoded by the coding sequence TTGACGCTGCTGCAAGAGAAGGTTCCAAGGCAAAAGCTCGTGCGTATCTTGATCGTAGACGATTGTCCAGAATCAACTGAGGAGCTGAGCGGGGATCTTTCCGGCTACGGATTCAGGGTGGAGTCCGTGAACTCATGGCTGCCGGCTCTTGATCTCTCCGACTCCGTGGACGTCATACTCCTCGACGTCTCACTTCCCGGCGTGGACGGATTCGAACTCTGTCGCGCCATCAGGTCGCAATCACAGGTGCCCGTCATCATCGTCAGCAGCCGGGGGGACGAGTTCGAGCGCGTCCTGGGTCTCAGGATGGGCGCGGACGACTACGTCCTGAAGCCGTACGCGCCCCGTGAGCTGGTCGCCCGGATCCAGGCGGTGGCCCGCCGTGCCTCCGGCCATCAGGAGAGGAGCACCGGTCGTCGTCACATGCTCGAACTGTGCGGCGTACGCATCGACATGACCCGGCGGGCCGTCGCCGTAGAGGGACGCGAAGTCAGCCTGACCCGGAAGGAGTTCGACCTCCTCTCGCTCCTGGTCTCCGAATCCGGCGAGGTCGTGAGCCGCGACCGCATCATGACGCGTGTCTGGGGCCACGACGGAGCGGGCGACCTGCGCACCCTCGGTGTGCACGTCTGCAACCTGCGCAAGAAGCTGGGGAAGCCAGGCTTGATCGAGACGGTGCGGGGAGTGGGGCTCCGCCTCTGCGTCCGGCAGCCCGTGAGTGGGTCAGCCCGGTGA
- a CDS encoding ATP-binding cassette domain-containing protein yields MNPVAEVDGLRVEVAGSTLVDGVSLTARAGRITALVGPSGSGKTTTGRALLGEFPPGARVEGRIRTPGGGAVGYVPQHPAAVLNPARRAGALLRDIAARRGGTRREIRARVEHALRRAQLPDPAMVLRRYPHQLSGGQQQRVVIAQALLLGAKVIVADEPTTGQDPATKQGVAEALADVAAQGIAVVLLSHDLDVVRRLADEVVVLRAGRVVDRGPADVVLPTPAKPTAERSRSAVPSGGTRLEARGLVARHRTARGTVAVLHDITVSVAPGECLAVVGRSGSGKTTLGRCLAGLHSAYEGAVLLDGAPLPRGIRARTPAELAAVQYVFQDPKAAFDEHRPVLDQVARTAVRLRGADRDNARRTAAKILEELGLAADLTLRRPGALSGGELQRAALARALPAEPKVLICDEITSGLDAATRDVILTHLAGLRERDGLSLVFITHDRTAADVLADRTLVLDAGRVAMGGEHRIGVDVGG; encoded by the coding sequence ATGAACCCGGTCGCGGAAGTGGACGGCCTGCGCGTGGAGGTGGCCGGCAGCACGCTCGTCGACGGGGTGAGCCTGACGGCCCGCGCCGGCCGCATCACCGCCCTCGTCGGGCCGTCGGGCAGCGGAAAGACCACCACCGGACGCGCCCTGCTCGGCGAGTTCCCACCCGGCGCCCGCGTCGAAGGGCGGATCCGCACCCCGGGCGGCGGCGCCGTCGGCTACGTACCCCAGCACCCCGCCGCCGTCCTCAACCCGGCCCGGCGTGCCGGAGCCCTTCTGCGGGACATCGCCGCCCGCCGGGGCGGCACCCGCCGCGAGATCCGCGCCCGCGTCGAGCACGCCCTGCGGCGCGCCCAGCTCCCCGACCCCGCGATGGTGCTGCGCCGCTACCCCCACCAGCTCTCCGGCGGCCAGCAGCAGCGGGTCGTCATCGCGCAGGCACTGCTCCTGGGCGCCAAAGTGATCGTCGCGGACGAACCCACCACGGGCCAGGACCCGGCCACCAAACAGGGCGTCGCCGAGGCGCTGGCCGACGTCGCCGCGCAGGGCATCGCCGTGGTCCTGCTGAGCCACGATCTGGACGTCGTACGGCGATTGGCCGACGAAGTGGTCGTGCTGCGGGCCGGCCGGGTCGTGGACCGGGGCCCGGCGGACGTGGTGCTGCCCACCCCCGCCAAGCCGACGGCCGAACGGTCACGATCCGCCGTACCCTCCGGCGGAACGCGCTTGGAGGCGAGGGGCCTGGTTGCCCGACACCGGACGGCACGCGGCACCGTTGCGGTGCTGCACGACATCACGGTGTCGGTCGCGCCGGGGGAGTGCCTGGCGGTGGTTGGCCGCTCCGGCAGCGGCAAGACCACCCTGGGCCGGTGCCTGGCCGGGCTGCACTCCGCGTACGAGGGGGCGGTGCTGCTCGACGGCGCACCCCTCCCGCGCGGTATCCGCGCCCGCACCCCCGCGGAACTGGCCGCCGTCCAGTACGTCTTCCAGGACCCCAAGGCGGCCTTCGACGAGCACCGGCCGGTCCTCGACCAGGTCGCCCGCACGGCGGTCCGACTGCGCGGCGCCGACCGGGACAACGCGCGCCGGACCGCCGCGAAGATCCTGGAGGAACTGGGGCTGGCAGCGGACCTGACCCTGCGCCGGCCGGGCGCGCTCTCCGGTGGCGAACTCCAACGGGCCGCCCTGGCGCGGGCTCTGCCGGCCGAGCCCAAGGTCCTGATCTGCGACGAGATCACCTCCGGCCTCGATGCCGCCACCCGCGACGTCATCCTCACGCACCTGGCCGGGCTCCGCGAACGGGACGGGCTCAGCCTGGTCTTCATCACCCATGACCGAACGGCCGCCGACGTGTTGGCCGACCGCACCCTGGTGCTCGACGCCGGCCGCGTGGCCATGGGCGGTGAGCACCGGATCGGCGTGGACGTCGGGGGCTGA
- a CDS encoding MFS transporter yields the protein MDKKFNGMFRSLSVRNFRLFTAGQVLSATGTWMMVMAQDWLVLSLTDDSAVALGTVTALQFAPILLLTLYGGRLADRYDKRRLLTWANLASAALAGLLGLSQLSGAAQLWHVYLIALALGVVNAVEVPTRMSFVGELVGPELLPNASALSAAYFNVARIAAPAVGGLLIAAAGVGPVMMLNAVSYLATVIALWRMRPSEYKRAARRPERPRVVDGLRYARSNPDLLLVLALVAVISLFGLNFQLTLPLMAKTVFHTDATTFGLLTTAFAAGSLLAALATTARRGRPAAGTVILAAAAFGLLTTAAGWAPGPLSAALLLALTGFSASYFAQAANHRVQLGSDPQYRGRIMALYTLVLQGSTPFGALLVGRLSEGFGARSGLLVGGLVSLAAAVAAYAVQRALDRRTRPEPVPTSSSS from the coding sequence ATGGACAAGAAGTTCAACGGCATGTTCCGTTCCCTGTCCGTGCGCAACTTCAGGCTGTTCACGGCCGGCCAGGTGCTCTCCGCGACCGGTACCTGGATGATGGTCATGGCTCAGGACTGGCTCGTCCTGTCGCTGACCGACGATTCCGCGGTCGCGCTCGGCACGGTCACCGCCCTCCAGTTCGCCCCGATCCTGCTGCTGACGCTGTACGGGGGCCGGCTCGCCGACCGGTACGACAAGCGCCGGCTGCTCACGTGGGCGAACCTGGCGTCCGCCGCCTTGGCCGGTCTCCTCGGCCTGTCGCAGCTGAGCGGCGCCGCGCAGCTGTGGCACGTGTACCTGATCGCCCTGGCACTCGGCGTGGTCAATGCCGTCGAGGTCCCCACGAGGATGTCCTTCGTCGGTGAACTCGTCGGTCCCGAGCTGTTGCCGAACGCGTCGGCACTGAGCGCCGCGTACTTCAACGTGGCGCGGATCGCCGCCCCGGCGGTCGGCGGCCTGCTCATCGCCGCGGCGGGTGTCGGCCCGGTCATGATGCTCAACGCCGTCAGCTATCTGGCCACGGTCATCGCGCTGTGGCGGATGCGGCCGTCGGAGTACAAGCGGGCGGCGCGGCGGCCGGAGCGTCCCCGCGTCGTCGACGGGCTGCGGTATGCCAGGAGCAACCCGGACCTGCTGCTCGTCCTGGCCCTCGTGGCCGTCATCAGCCTGTTCGGGTTGAACTTCCAGCTCACGCTGCCGCTGATGGCCAAGACCGTGTTCCATACGGACGCCACCACCTTCGGGCTGCTGACCACCGCGTTCGCGGCGGGCTCGCTGCTCGCCGCCCTCGCCACCACCGCGCGCCGCGGCCGGCCGGCCGCCGGCACCGTGATCCTCGCGGCGGCCGCCTTCGGGCTGCTCACCACGGCCGCGGGCTGGGCTCCCGGGCCGCTCTCCGCCGCTCTGCTGCTGGCGCTCACGGGTTTCAGCGCGAGCTACTTCGCCCAGGCGGCGAACCACCGGGTCCAGCTCGGCAGCGATCCGCAGTACCGCGGCCGGATCATGGCCCTCTACACGCTGGTACTGCAGGGTTCCACGCCCTTCGGCGCGCTCCTCGTCGGCCGGCTCTCGGAAGGGTTCGGCGCCCGGTCGGGGCTCCTCGTCGGCGGCCTGGTGTCCCTGGCCGCGGCGGTGGCCGCGTACGCCGTGCAGCGCGCCCTGGACCGGCGTACGCGGCCCGAGCCGGTGCCCACCTCCTCGTCCTCGTGA
- a CDS encoding class I SAM-dependent methyltransferase: MSREQVSLIAHVDHPIKAPLADDSVGRLLERGLPRGDERVLDLGCGTAEWLLRALAKRPHLRAEGVDVSEVALARAHQAASELGLTERLVLHRQEAADFTSAQPFDLVISVGATHAFGGLLPTLAAAREHLAPGGRVLIGESFWDRAPSPAAVEMFGDLADLATTVDRVVADGWTPVHGHISTRDELDAYEWACWGSLASWSLDHPGDPAAAQARETATARRSQWLHGYRDSFGFLCLILRRTSD, translated from the coding sequence ATGAGCCGCGAGCAGGTCTCCCTGATCGCCCATGTCGACCATCCGATCAAGGCCCCGCTCGCCGACGATTCCGTCGGCCGCCTGCTCGAACGCGGCCTCCCGCGAGGCGACGAGCGCGTGCTCGACCTCGGCTGCGGCACTGCGGAGTGGCTGCTGCGCGCCCTGGCGAAGCGCCCGCACCTGCGCGCCGAGGGCGTCGACGTCTCCGAAGTCGCCCTGGCTCGGGCCCACCAGGCCGCAAGCGAACTCGGGCTCACCGAGCGCCTGGTCCTCCACCGACAGGAAGCCGCGGACTTCACCTCCGCACAGCCCTTCGACCTGGTGATCAGCGTCGGCGCCACCCACGCCTTCGGTGGTCTCCTCCCCACCCTCGCGGCGGCCCGCGAGCACCTGGCCCCCGGCGGCCGCGTGCTGATCGGCGAGTCGTTCTGGGACCGCGCCCCCTCACCGGCGGCCGTCGAGATGTTCGGCGACCTCGCCGACCTGGCGACCACGGTGGACCGCGTCGTCGCCGACGGCTGGACCCCCGTCCACGGCCACATCAGCACCCGTGACGAGCTGGACGCCTACGAGTGGGCCTGCTGGGGCTCCCTGGCCTCCTGGTCCCTGGACCACCCTGGCGACCCGGCCGCCGCACAGGCACGGGAGACGGCCACCGCCCGCCGTTCCCAGTGGCTGCACGGCTACCGCGACAGCTTCGGCTTCCTCTGCCTGATCCTGCGCCGAACTTCGGATTGA
- a CDS encoding ferredoxin produces the protein MRISIDNDKCIGAGQCELTAPGVFEQDDDGVSAVLPGREDGAGDPLVREAARRCPVGAIGISES, from the coding sequence ATGCGCATCTCCATCGACAACGACAAGTGCATCGGCGCGGGGCAGTGCGAGTTGACGGCTCCCGGCGTCTTCGAGCAGGACGATGACGGGGTATCGGCGGTGCTTCCGGGCCGAGAGGACGGGGCGGGAGACCCGTTGGTGCGCGAGGCCGCCCGCCGCTGCCCGGTGGGCGCCATCGGCATCTCCGAAAGCTGA